A genomic segment from Candidatus Brocadia sinica JPN1 encodes:
- a CDS encoding SEC-C metal-binding domain-containing protein: MFITSEVESLYRKSKPSIKKFLYFLNHLSFQECREQIDQLKNNLTIAKKEYKSSHEEVLNEFYVLSRFVDMLSSYCDLWMKIIKMEFSSSWNFLQDALDQLRQVKKFSSRNTNQTISFFENQLLELEKLYPYNVFCSVGITVERFECSICGRDIDTFDCPHTRGELYQGQMAYGIAHNIIETDHVAMVKHPADKRCVVVYDDNGKQFKLIRFLSELITTNNLQPFDFGELQFSKKKVKNHEFQKKERNSPCYCGSGKKFKKCCISKEYVNGDHVDIVAKLTNIEEIID; the protein is encoded by the coding sequence ATGTTCATCACATCTGAAGTAGAATCTCTGTATAGAAAATCAAAACCATCCATTAAGAAGTTCTTGTATTTCTTGAACCACTTGAGTTTTCAAGAGTGTAGAGAACAAATTGATCAACTGAAAAACAATTTAACGATCGCAAAAAAGGAATATAAATCGAGTCACGAGGAAGTACTCAATGAATTTTACGTGTTGAGCAGATTCGTTGATATGCTGTCTTCGTACTGCGATCTGTGGATGAAAATCATTAAGATGGAATTTTCTTCCTCCTGGAATTTCCTTCAGGACGCCCTCGATCAACTAAGGCAGGTAAAAAAGTTCTCGAGTCGAAATACAAACCAAACCATAAGTTTTTTTGAGAACCAACTACTAGAATTGGAGAAATTATATCCATACAATGTTTTCTGTAGTGTCGGGATTACTGTGGAGAGGTTCGAGTGTAGCATCTGTGGAAGGGACATAGACACTTTCGATTGTCCTCACACCAGAGGAGAGTTATATCAAGGTCAGATGGCGTATGGAATTGCTCACAATATTATCGAGACAGATCATGTCGCTATGGTTAAACATCCAGCAGATAAGCGCTGTGTAGTGGTATACGATGACAACGGGAAACAATTTAAGCTGATACGTTTTTTATCAGAATTAATTACGACAAACAATTTACAACCATTTGACTTTGGAGAATTGCAATTTAGTAAGAAGAAAGTCAAAAACCATGAGTTTCAAAAGAAGGAAAGGAACAGCCCATGTTATTGTGGAAGTGGAAAGAAATTTAAAAAATGTTGTATCTCTAAAGAATATGTTAACGGTGATCATGTGGACATAGTGGCAAAACTAACAAACATAGAGGAAATTATTGACTAA
- a CDS encoding GNAT family N-acetyltransferase: MKIRKTKDADFKDVWDIFHQIVKRGDTFAFDPKASKEDCRTLWMSPSVHTYVAELQNRILGTYILRQNQPGLGAHVANAAYMVHPDARGQGIGKAMGNHSIRQARKLGFSAIQFNFVVSANIVAIQLWLKLGFKIVGTVPKAFNHKKLGLVDVYVMHRFV, translated from the coding sequence ATTAAGATACGGAAGACAAAGGATGCAGATTTTAAAGATGTTTGGGATATTTTCCATCAGATAGTGAAAAGGGGAGATACCTTTGCCTTTGACCCAAAGGCAAGTAAAGAGGATTGCAGAACCTTATGGATGTCGCCTTCCGTTCATACGTATGTTGCTGAATTGCAGAATAGAATTCTCGGGACATATATTCTGAGACAGAATCAGCCGGGTCTGGGTGCCCATGTGGCAAATGCGGCTTATATGGTGCATCCTGATGCACGTGGCCAGGGAATAGGCAAGGCCATGGGAAATCATTCCATAAGACAGGCAAGGAAACTTGGTTTTTCAGCAATACAATTTAATTTTGTTGTGAGTGCAAATATTGTTGCAATACAGTTATGGTTAAAACTTGGATTTAAGATCGTCGGTACCGTGCCAAAGGCATTTAATCACAAGAAACTTGGCCTGGTTGACGTTTATGTGATGCACAGATTTGTGTAA
- a CDS encoding Eco57I restriction-modification methylase domain-containing protein, which translates to MTVELTSILDSVRNSVNGSSCRLERSRIGQFLTPARIARFMASLFEREREHVRILDAGAGLGALFAACVETMVSRNYRPLSIHVVAYENDQKILPYLKETMEWCKSTCQRAGIPFQGEIRVEDFIAAAIAQAEGRLFAVHRERFTHVILNPPYKKIIGESATRQLLDAAGFGVSNLYAAFVWLSAKLLEPGGELVAITPRSFCNGPYFRRFRINLLNMMSLHRIHVFGSRNKAFRDDDVLQENVIYHMIRGGRKPERLIVSSSEGADFDKSRSRSVPYDHVILPGDRDAFIHLVLNDTDDRLMEKMEAFTTSLVILGVDVSTGRVVDFRAQEYLRYLPKEGTSPLIYPCHFVSGFVSWPDESGKKPNAIAVSPQTMDLLLPAGYYVLTKRFSTKEEPRRVVAAIYDPNRVEAALIGFENHLNYFHAKGKGLSANLARGLALYLNSSLFDQYFRLFSGHTQVNATDLRKMRYPSHEQLLRLGAHIKHQMPDQAMVDEILEKECGING; encoded by the coding sequence ATGACTGTTGAATTAACAAGCATTCTCGATAGTGTTCGCAACTCAGTGAACGGCAGTAGCTGCCGACTAGAACGCTCAAGGATTGGCCAGTTCCTGACACCTGCCAGGATTGCGCGGTTTATGGCATCATTGTTTGAGCGTGAGAGAGAACACGTGCGAATCCTGGATGCAGGTGCAGGGTTGGGGGCTCTGTTTGCGGCGTGTGTAGAGACAATGGTTTCGAGGAATTATCGTCCGCTTTCGATTCATGTGGTTGCATACGAGAACGATCAGAAGATATTGCCGTACCTGAAAGAAACAATGGAATGGTGCAAATCGACCTGCCAGAGAGCTGGCATTCCCTTTCAGGGGGAAATACGGGTGGAGGACTTTATTGCGGCGGCCATAGCGCAGGCAGAAGGACGCCTGTTTGCTGTTCATAGGGAGCGTTTCACTCATGTAATACTCAATCCACCTTACAAGAAGATCATCGGGGAATCGGCAACGCGCCAATTGCTCGATGCGGCAGGGTTTGGGGTGTCAAATCTTTATGCTGCGTTTGTATGGCTATCCGCTAAGTTGCTTGAGCCTGGAGGCGAATTGGTAGCGATTACGCCCCGAAGTTTCTGTAATGGGCCGTACTTCCGCCGGTTTAGGATTAATCTGCTGAATATGATGAGCTTACATCGTATTCATGTGTTTGGGTCACGCAATAAGGCATTCAGGGATGACGATGTGCTTCAGGAAAATGTGATCTATCATATGATTCGGGGTGGACGAAAACCGGAGCGATTAATAGTCTCGTCGTCCGAAGGTGCGGACTTTGACAAATCAAGGAGTCGCTCTGTTCCATACGATCACGTTATTTTACCAGGCGACCGCGATGCCTTCATTCATCTTGTATTGAACGATACCGACGACCGCCTGATGGAGAAGATGGAGGCATTTACGACTTCGCTCGTCATACTTGGGGTGGATGTCTCAACAGGGAGAGTTGTGGACTTTCGCGCTCAGGAATACCTCCGCTATTTACCGAAAGAGGGGACATCTCCGCTTATATATCCTTGCCACTTTGTGTCTGGCTTCGTAAGTTGGCCCGATGAATCAGGAAAAAAGCCAAATGCTATTGCAGTTTCGCCACAGACAATGGATTTACTGTTACCGGCAGGATACTATGTTCTCACAAAGCGTTTCTCGACAAAGGAGGAGCCACGCCGTGTCGTGGCTGCGATATACGACCCCAACAGGGTTGAAGCTGCGCTTATCGGTTTTGAGAACCATCTTAATTATTTTCATGCGAAAGGTAAAGGCTTATCGGCAAATTTAGCGAGAGGGCTGGCTTTATATCTAAATTCTTCGCTCTTCGATCAGTACTTTCGCCTTTTCAGTGGACATACACAGGTCAACGCCACTGACCTGAGAAAGATGCGTTATCCTTCTCACGAACAACTGCTGAGGCTCGGTGCTCACATAAAACATCAAATGCCAGATCAGGCAATGGTAGACGAGATATTGGAAAAGGAATGCGGTATCAATGGCTAA
- a CDS encoding BsuBI/PstI family type II restriction endonuclease: protein MAKKIDTKKAERKIKEALEILKMLGFPRQQQNERSALTLLSLLNLKPNDAWESASDPLIGITPMMEFFAVHYGKRYAPNTRETVRRQTVHQFMQAGMIVPNPDKPLRPTNSPQAVYQIEPSVLKLFREFGRPAWGSHLRSYLHAVKTLKNLYARERDMRRIPVKLSNGREVSLSPGGQNILIKKIIDDFCPLFTPGGRIIYVGDTETKWAYFDSNALKELAIEIEEHGKMPDVVVHHVEKNWLVLIEAVTSHGPVNPKRRQELKTLFAGSKVGIVYVTAFLDRKAMIKYLDEISWETEVWIAETPTHLIHFNGERFLGPYEE from the coding sequence ATGGCTAAAAAAATCGACACAAAGAAGGCCGAACGAAAAATCAAGGAAGCACTGGAGATATTAAAAATGCTTGGTTTTCCTCGACAGCAGCAGAATGAGCGTTCAGCATTGACACTTCTTTCGCTGTTGAACCTCAAGCCTAACGATGCGTGGGAGAGCGCAAGCGACCCATTAATTGGCATTACACCCATGATGGAGTTCTTTGCTGTGCATTATGGCAAGCGATACGCACCAAATACCAGGGAGACGGTACGCCGACAGACGGTTCATCAATTTATGCAGGCGGGAATGATTGTGCCTAATCCTGATAAGCCTTTGAGACCGACAAATAGCCCCCAAGCGGTCTACCAGATAGAGCCTTCCGTATTGAAGCTGTTTCGGGAGTTTGGGAGGCCAGCTTGGGGTAGCCATTTGCGCTCGTATCTGCATGCGGTCAAGACTTTGAAGAATCTCTATGCGCGAGAGCGAGATATGCGGCGGATTCCTGTTAAACTATCAAATGGCCGAGAGGTCAGTCTTTCGCCGGGTGGCCAGAATATATTGATTAAAAAGATCATAGACGATTTTTGTCCGCTTTTTACCCCAGGGGGACGTATAATATACGTAGGCGACACGGAGACGAAATGGGCATATTTCGATTCCAATGCGCTTAAGGAGTTAGCTATTGAGATAGAAGAACATGGAAAGATGCCGGACGTCGTGGTGCATCACGTTGAGAAGAACTGGCTTGTTCTGATCGAAGCAGTTACCAGCCACGGTCCCGTAAACCCGAAGCGTAGGCAAGAATTAAAGACGCTGTTTGCTGGATCAAAAGTTGGTATAGTGTATGTGACGGCTTTTCTTGATCGAAAAGCCATGATAAAATACCTCGACGAAATTTCTTGGGAAACGGAAGTCTGGATTGCTGAAACCCCCACACATTTGATCCATTTTAACGGCGAACGATTCCTCGGACCATATGAGGAGTAA
- a CDS encoding GNAT family N-acetyltransferase, giving the protein MNPAIIIRNETDADVSTITEVTVAAFRTLETSNHTEQFIIEALRAAKALTLSLVAEVDGRMVGHIAFSPVTISDGTMHWYGLGPVSVLPEYQRKGIGKALIQEGLSRLKKLNAKGCCLVGHPQYYRRFGFENVTGLVHEGVPQEVFFALSFDGHFPQGDVMFHEGFKANGQHTFTGHGSAGGAHR; this is encoded by the coding sequence ATGAACCCTGCCATCATAATCAGAAACGAGACGGACGCCGACGTCAGCACCATAACCGAGGTGACCGTTGCGGCGTTCAGAACTCTAGAGACCAGCAACCACACGGAGCAATTCATCATTGAGGCACTACGTGCCGCGAAAGCTCTGACCCTATCGCTGGTCGCAGAAGTTGATGGTCGTATGGTCGGGCATATTGCATTCTCCCCCGTGACCATATCGGACGGCACCATGCACTGGTACGGACTCGGACCCGTTTCAGTGTTACCGGAGTACCAGCGGAAGGGTATTGGCAAAGCCTTGATACAGGAAGGGCTATCACGGTTAAAAAAACTAAATGCCAAAGGCTGCTGTCTGGTGGGACATCCGCAATACTACAGGAGATTTGGATTTGAGAATGTTACCGGACTTGTCCACGAGGGCGTTCCGCAAGAGGTATTCTTCGCTCTTTCATTTGACGGGCACTTTCCGCAAGGCGATGTCATGTTTCATGAAGGATTCAAAGCAAATGGCCAACACACATTCACCGGACACGGCAGCGCCGGCGGTGCGCACCGTTAG